From the Microvirgula aerodenitrificans DSM 15089 genome, the window GGACTGGAAGTCCTTGCTGCTGGCCGCAGCAGCGCCGCACCCCCAGGAGCATGCCGGCGGCGAGTTCGCCAATGCGGTGTTTTTCGACGAGGCGCAGATCGACAGCTGGATCGGAGAAGACGCCCCGCTGCTGGACCTGACCACGCAGTTGCTCGGTATCGGCACCCGGCCGGCGCGCATGCGGCTTCGCTCGCGTCAGGCCACCGTGGTGGCCTGCACCGAGGAGGCGGTCCGGCTGGTCGAGCGCTGCGGCGGGCGGGTCGAGCGTTTTGTTCCCAGCGGCAGCCGGGTGGCGGCCGGCCAGGTTCTGTTGAGTGCGACCGGCCGCGCCGATGCTCTGCTGCGGGCGTGGAAAGTGGCACAGAACCTGCTCGAATATGCGTGCGGCGTGGCCACTGCAACAGCGGCCATGGTCGATGCGGTCCGGGCGGTGAACCCGGACGTGGCGGTACTGACCACGCGCAAGTATCCGCCGGGGCTGCGCAAGCTGGCGCTGAAGGCCACACTGGCCGGCGGGGCGTTTCCGCACCGGCTGGGGCTGGGAGAAACGCTGCTGGTTTTCCCGCAGCACCGGGCGCTGCTCGATGACTGGGACGTGCTGCGCGAACGGCTGGCGCGAGTCTGCGGGGCGCTGAGCGAGAAAAAAGTGGTGATCGAGGCGCATGATCTCGACGACGCATGGCAGGCCCTGGCGGCCGGCGCCAGCGTCATCCAGTTCGACAAGCTGGCGCCGGACGCGCTGCGTGCCGCCTGCAACGCGCTGCGCGCCCATGACGGCGAACTGGCACTGATCGCCGCCGGCGGCATCCATGCCGGCAATGCGGCAGACTATGCGGGTTGCGGTGTCGATGCGCTGGTCACCAGCAGCCTGCATTACGCGCCACCGGCTGATATTGGCGTCGGGATCGAGCCCTGGCCTGCCGCAGATGGAGTGTGATCGACCGGGTTTTCGCCTACACTCGGCGCACCCCCGATCATCACTCAATTCAGGAGCCCAGCATGCAGACCAGTGCGCGCAACCAGTTTGTCGGCAAGGTGTCGCAGATCAAGACCGGCATGGTGAACGACGAGATCGAACTCGTGGTCGCCGGTGGCCAGAAAATTGTCGCGACCGTAACGTGTGACAGCACGGAACAGCTTGGTCTGGTCGTTGGCGGCGAGGCGTTCGCGCTGGTCAAGGCATCGTCGATCATTATCGTGACCGACCAGCAGGGCGCCCGCTTCTCGGCCCGCAATCACCTGCACGGTACGGTCTCGCGACTGCAGACCGGTGCGGTCAATACCGAAGTGGTGCTCGACCTGCCGGGCGGCGGCGCGGTGGCCGCCATCATCACCAACGAGAGCAGTCAGGCGCTCGGGCTGGCAGTCGGCGTGCCGGCCAGTGCGCTGTTCAAGGCAACCAGCGTGATTCTGGGCGTAGCGGCCTGACGGCAGGCGGGCGATACCGGCCATGATATCGCCCGCCTGCAAATACCAATTGCATACCGCTCCATTGATTTCTATTGTTCATCATGCCCGATGGTGAAACAGAAAAGGAAATGGCATGGAAGTGATCAAGATGGCATCGTCTCAGTGGCAGAACTCGCCGAGAGGGGCTTTCGCATTGACACCCAGCGCGAAAAGCATTCCCGGTCAGGCCATCGACTATGCGCTGTGCCAGATCTGCCGCTTGTCGAAAAAAGACGGGGGCATTGTCAGCAACCCGGCCGATGAGCTTGGCTGGAATCCTTCGACGACAGGAGAGGATGCGATCAAGCTGGCAACGCTGAATCCTGCCAACGGGTGGTTTGTCGACAATCTGTTCCGTGCCGACGCAAAGCAGAACTGCATCTATTTCATGGACAGTTTTGATCCGGCCTCGATCAAGACCATTCTGGACTACACGGCCGACTGCGTGGACAGCGGGACCCGATATATAAGCGGCGGGCCTGCCGCCGGCAGTCCGTTCAGTGGCGCGACCATTGCCGGGAACCTGAGGAACGGCACCATCGTGGCAACCGGCAGCAGTGCCGGAAAACAGGTCTTCCTGCAGGACAGGCCGGACATTGCCGCTGACGACCACCTCGATTTTCGTGTCTATCTGATGTACCGGACGGGAACCGAGCAGAAAAGCGAGTTCGTGACGGTCGGCGGTTTTACCTGGAGCTTTGATGGTGCCGACAAAACCGCCACCTTCGGTGGCTTTTTCACCCGCTGGGCCGACCTGATTGAAGATCTGATGGGCAAGGCCATGCAGTTCCAGAATCAGACCCAGAAAACGCAGTGGTCCTATCGCCAGACGACCGGCCAGTAACGGTCTGTTTGCCGGCGGGCTCCCCCGGATGCCCGCCGACGCTGGCTCAGTGCACCGCCACCTTGTCCAGCATGCGGCCGATACCGTCCATGACCCGCAGGTTGGCCTGCTCCATGGCCTGCAATTCGACCAGCGCCTGATCCCATT encodes:
- the modD gene encoding ModD protein; translation: MAHPLSNWVSHHRQTHPAAPYGSTAAGDVPADIVHILASVLRHVQDGELPLFAWTLGLPQPSLLSLIERCFPEIGPLERMDDNDYADIGKIVPERYRQLVAALSAHRADSLNPEYADWLARAIAAAALGHRELWRDLGLSGHESVPALFQRHFPSFSAGLTRVPDWKSLLLAAAAPHPQEHAGGEFANAVFFDEAQIDSWIGEDAPLLDLTTQLLGIGTRPARMRLRSRQATVVACTEEAVRLVERCGGRVERFVPSGSRVAAGQVLLSATGRADALLRAWKVAQNLLEYACGVATATAAMVDAVRAVNPDVAVLTTRKYPPGLRKLALKATLAGGAFPHRLGLGETLLVFPQHRALLDDWDVLRERLARVCGALSEKKVVIEAHDLDDAWQALAAGASVIQFDKLAPDALRAACNALRAHDGELALIAAGGIHAGNAADYAGCGVDALVTSSLHYAPPADIGVGIEPWPAADGV
- a CDS encoding TOBE domain-containing protein, translating into MQTSARNQFVGKVSQIKTGMVNDEIELVVAGGQKIVATVTCDSTEQLGLVVGGEAFALVKASSIIIVTDQQGARFSARNHLHGTVSRLQTGAVNTEVVLDLPGGGAVAAIITNESSQALGLAVGVPASALFKATSVILGVAA